One genomic segment of Deltaproteobacteria bacterium includes these proteins:
- a CDS encoding amino acid ABC transporter ATP-binding protein — protein MTQTQKEPVLRVENLTKRYGRKTVLKEASLSVNEGELKVLIGPSGGGKSTMLQCINFLVTPDRGRVWLNGREIVLSRKRELYEYRQKVGMIFQEFNLFDHLTALGNVEVGLLKVRKMTRRESQDKAMYELERVGLKDHIKKYPAQLSGGQKQRVSIARALAMDPAVMLLDEPTSALDPELIWEVLAVIRDLRANGMTMVMSTHQIGFAREMADEIVFLENGVILEAGTSEKIFSQAECERTKEFCSKIIELYGS, from the coding sequence ATGACACAGACGCAGAAAGAACCGGTTTTACGGGTTGAAAATCTTACCAAGCGGTACGGAAGGAAGACCGTCCTGAAGGAGGCGTCCCTGTCGGTCAACGAGGGCGAACTGAAGGTCCTCATCGGCCCTTCGGGAGGCGGTAAGAGCACCATGCTCCAGTGCATCAATTTCCTTGTCACCCCCGACAGGGGCCGTGTCTGGCTGAACGGCAGGGAGATCGTCCTCTCCCGGAAGCGCGAGCTCTACGAATACCGGCAGAAAGTGGGAATGATCTTTCAGGAGTTCAACCTGTTCGACCATCTCACGGCATTGGGGAATGTCGAAGTGGGGCTCCTGAAAGTGAGGAAGATGACCAGACGGGAGTCGCAGGACAAGGCCATGTATGAACTGGAGCGGGTCGGCCTCAAGGACCATATCAAAAAATACCCCGCCCAGCTCTCGGGAGGCCAGAAACAGCGGGTGTCGATCGCCCGGGCGCTGGCCATGGACCCGGCCGTCATGCTCCTCGACGAACCGACCTCCGCCCTGGACCCGGAGCTCATATGGGAGGTCCTGGCCGTGATCCGTGACCTGCGGGCCAACGGCATGACCATGGTCATGTCGACCCACCAGATCGGGTTCGCCAGGGAAATGGCGGATGAGATCGTCTTTCTCGAAAACGGGGTCATCCTCGAGGCGGGGACATCGGAAAAGATATTCTCACAGGCGGAATGCGAGCGGACCAAGGAATTCTGTTCAAAGATCATAGAACTCTACGGAAGTTGA